The following are encoded together in the Acidobacteriota bacterium genome:
- a CDS encoding GNAT family N-acetyltransferase gives MAGTRLRVLRVDEIEALLGLLDGWPFPDDQSGRSFFRRYIELDPSFEPRNVWVAQRGGELVSCVQIFPRRVRIGGEVLPMGGIGSVFTRPDARRQGVAGALLERAIAAMGERGMLLSYLLAERLRWYGQYGYRPWSRGWRTLHWPDGARAEAANARQYDAERDRGDVERLWRVYAEGAGGAPLDGIVDRGSPEDWRGSYQLAGTPEENIWMADGGPPAAAYLRVADFSGLPRVLEWGREGDGAPALCELLAAAMSGRNVESIRLPLIRDEALERLLAVAGARIDTRPAWDEVPPDARPPATWMARSLDDEALAVRLGMANEGDVLARCLPPERFAFWEADRF, from the coding sequence ATGGCCGGCACCCGACTTCGCGTCCTCCGCGTCGACGAGATCGAGGCTTTGCTCGGCCTGCTCGACGGCTGGCCGTTCCCCGACGACCAGAGTGGCCGGAGCTTCTTCCGCCGCTACATTGAGCTCGATCCGTCGTTCGAGCCGCGGAACGTCTGGGTGGCGCAACGGGGCGGCGAACTGGTCTCGTGTGTGCAGATCTTCCCGCGCCGGGTGCGGATCGGCGGCGAAGTGTTGCCCATGGGCGGCATCGGCAGTGTATTCACCCGGCCCGATGCCCGGCGCCAGGGAGTGGCGGGGGCGTTGCTCGAACGGGCGATCGCCGCGATGGGTGAGAGAGGGATGCTGCTCTCGTACCTCCTCGCCGAGCGGCTGCGGTGGTACGGACAGTACGGCTACCGGCCCTGGTCGCGGGGCTGGCGTACGCTGCATTGGCCGGACGGCGCCCGAGCCGAAGCCGCGAACGCCCGCCAGTACGATGCCGAGCGCGATCGAGGCGATGTCGAGAGGCTCTGGCGCGTCTACGCCGAAGGCGCCGGCGGGGCGCCGCTCGACGGCATCGTCGACCGCGGTTCCCCGGAGGACTGGCGGGGCAGCTACCAGCTTGCCGGTACGCCGGAGGAGAACATCTGGATGGCGGACGGTGGACCTCCCGCAGCGGCCTACCTGCGCGTTGCCGACTTCAGCGGCCTGCCGCGGGTGCTGGAGTGGGGCAGGGAGGGTGACGGGGCTCCTGCCTTGTGCGAACTGCTGGCCGCGGCCATGAGCGGGCGGAACGTCGAATCGATCCGGCTGCCCCTGATCCGCGACGAAGCGCTTGAACGCTTGCTGGCGGTTGCCGGCGCACGGATCGACACCCGGCCGGCATGGGACGAAGTGCCGCCCGACGCGAGGCCTCCCGCGACCTGGATGGCTCGGAGCCTGGACGACGAGGCCCTCGCCGTCCGGCTCGGAATGGCCAACGAAGGTGACGTCCTCGCTCGCTGCCTGCCGCCAGAGCGGTTCGCGTTCTGGGAGGCGGACCGGTTCTAG
- a CDS encoding dihydrofolate reductase family protein, whose amino-acid sequence MRRVRYCVAMSLDGYIAGPNGEADWIVMDPDYDFAELYGEFDTYLVGRKTFESTGGQDQGSMPGVRTFVFSRTLRQADYKNITIVGDDWKEVVQALRGETGKKNIWLFGGGSLFGSLAEAGLVDTVEVAVIPVVLGGGVPLIAAPAPRIKLELEAQDIYKETGTVGLVYSVKRP is encoded by the coding sequence ATGAGAAGAGTCCGCTACTGCGTCGCCATGAGCCTGGACGGCTACATCGCCGGACCGAACGGCGAAGCGGACTGGATCGTCATGGATCCCGACTACGACTTCGCCGAACTGTACGGAGAGTTCGACACTTATCTCGTCGGCCGCAAGACCTTCGAGAGCACCGGCGGTCAGGACCAGGGCTCCATGCCGGGCGTGAGGACCTTCGTGTTCTCGCGCACGCTCCGGCAGGCCGACTACAAGAACATCACGATCGTCGGCGACGACTGGAAAGAAGTGGTCCAGGCGCTTCGCGGGGAAACCGGTAAGAAGAACATCTGGCTGTTCGGCGGCGGATCGCTGTTCGGCAGCCTTGCCGAGGCGGGCCTGGTCGACACGGTCGAAGTGGCCGTGATTCCGGTGGTCCTTGGCGGCGGTGTTCCGCTGATCGCCGCACCGGCGCCGCGGATCAAGCTCGAACTCGAAGCACAGGACATCTACAAGGAGACCGGCACGGTCGGCCTGGTCTACTCCGTGAAGCGGCCCTAG